A single window of Pseudoduganella plicata DNA harbors:
- a CDS encoding beta-glucosidase family protein, with protein MRVKRLACALTVLFAAGAGAQVTDPEQRASALVAQMTQEDKLRLVFGYFSTDFNGVARPKEGINYTAGFIHGVERLKIPPQHQTDAGIGVATQPSPEPRGRTALPSGLATAATWNRQLAYEAGAMIGKEARLSGHNVLLAGSVNLMREPRNGRNFEYGGEDPLLAGWMTGEQIRGIQSNGIVSTLKHFAFNDQETNRMTVDVKIDDAAGRMSDLLALQIATEKGNPGSVMCAYNRVNGAYACESDYLLNKVLKRDWGYKGYVMSDWGAVHSTIPAANAGLDQQSGWPFDASPYFGPALREAVDNGHVPQARLDDMARRILWAMAANGLLDNPVPVVEPEKIDFAAHAKITQRGAEEGMVLLKNGGNLLPLAQDVRTIAVIGGHADVGVISGGGAAQVHPVGGSAVKGEGPKSFPGPIVWYPSSPMKALAARMKAKVVYHDGKDVAAAAKLAAQSDVAIVFGTQWTAESFDVPSLSLPDNQDALIDAVASANRRTVVVLETGGPVTMPWVDKAGAVLAAWYPGTAGGEAIARVLTGEVDAAGRLPATFPASEAQLPRPRIDGNKDPKARVSTDYNIEGAAVGYKWFDRKGHKPLFAFGHGLSYTTFAFDGLAARAAARGDVIVDFTVKNTGARAGYAVPQVYASAGAAAGWEAPRRLAGWGKVLLQPGEARKVSVTVPARMLAVYSTKAGAWKVAPGQYTFTLATASDAPVARATAKVGAATIPVALQR; from the coding sequence ATGAGAGTAAAACGGCTCGCCTGCGCGCTGACGGTATTGTTCGCCGCCGGCGCCGGGGCCCAGGTGACGGATCCAGAGCAGCGCGCCAGCGCGCTGGTGGCGCAGATGACGCAGGAAGACAAGCTGCGTCTCGTGTTCGGATATTTTTCCACGGACTTCAACGGCGTCGCACGCCCGAAGGAGGGCATCAACTACACGGCCGGCTTCATTCACGGCGTGGAGCGCCTGAAGATCCCGCCGCAGCACCAGACCGATGCCGGGATTGGCGTGGCGACGCAACCGTCGCCGGAACCGCGCGGCCGCACGGCGCTGCCTTCCGGCCTCGCCACGGCGGCCACGTGGAACCGCCAGCTGGCATATGAGGCGGGCGCCATGATCGGCAAGGAGGCCCGGCTGTCCGGCCATAACGTGCTGCTGGCCGGTTCCGTCAACCTGATGCGCGAACCGCGCAACGGCCGCAACTTCGAGTACGGCGGCGAGGACCCGCTGCTGGCGGGCTGGATGACGGGAGAACAGATCCGCGGCATCCAGTCGAACGGCATCGTCTCGACGTTGAAGCACTTCGCCTTCAACGACCAGGAAACCAACCGCATGACCGTCGACGTGAAGATCGACGATGCCGCCGGACGCATGTCCGACCTGCTGGCGCTGCAGATCGCCACCGAAAAGGGCAATCCCGGTTCCGTCATGTGCGCGTACAACCGCGTCAACGGCGCGTATGCATGCGAGAGCGACTACCTGCTGAACAAGGTGCTCAAGCGCGACTGGGGTTATAAAGGCTACGTGATGTCGGACTGGGGCGCCGTGCACTCGACGATCCCGGCCGCCAACGCGGGCCTGGACCAGCAGTCCGGCTGGCCGTTCGACGCTTCGCCATACTTCGGCCCGGCGCTGCGCGAGGCGGTGGACAACGGCCACGTGCCGCAGGCGCGGCTGGACGACATGGCGCGGCGGATCCTGTGGGCGATGGCCGCCAACGGGCTGCTGGACAATCCGGTGCCCGTCGTGGAGCCGGAGAAGATCGACTTCGCGGCACACGCGAAGATCACGCAGCGCGGCGCGGAAGAGGGTATGGTGCTGCTGAAGAATGGCGGCAACCTGCTGCCGCTGGCGCAGGATGTCCGCACGATCGCCGTCATCGGCGGCCATGCGGACGTGGGGGTGATTTCCGGCGGCGGCGCGGCGCAGGTGCACCCCGTCGGCGGCAGCGCCGTCAAGGGCGAAGGACCGAAAAGCTTCCCCGGCCCGATCGTCTGGTATCCGTCCTCGCCGATGAAGGCGCTGGCCGCGCGCATGAAAGCGAAGGTCGTCTACCACGACGGCAAGGACGTGGCGGCGGCGGCGAAGCTGGCGGCGCAGAGCGACGTCGCCATCGTGTTCGGCACGCAGTGGACGGCGGAGAGCTTCGACGTGCCGTCGCTGTCGCTGCCGGACAACCAGGACGCGCTGATCGACGCCGTCGCCAGTGCCAACCGGCGCACCGTCGTCGTGCTGGAAACGGGCGGGCCGGTGACGATGCCCTGGGTGGACAAGGCCGGTGCCGTGCTGGCGGCATGGTATCCGGGGACGGCTGGCGGCGAAGCCATCGCGCGCGTGCTGACGGGCGAAGTGGATGCAGCCGGCCGCCTGCCGGCCACGTTCCCGGCATCGGAAGCGCAACTGCCGCGGCCACGGATCGATGGCAACAAGGATCCCAAGGCTCGCGTATCGACCGACTACAACATCGAAGGCGCCGCCGTCGGCTACAAGTGGTTCGACAGGAAGGGCCACAAGCCGCTGTTCGCATTCGGTCATGGCCTGTCCTACACGACGTTCGCGTTCGACGGGCTGGCCGCGCGCGCCGCCGCCAGGGGTGACGTCATCGTCGACTTTACGGTGAAGAACACGGGCGCGCGCGCCGGCTATGCGGTGCCGCAGGTGTATGCCAGCGCCGGTGCGGCGGCCGGCTGGGAGGCGCCACGCCGCCTGGCGGGCTGGGGCAAGGTGCTGCTGCAGCCGGGCGAGGCGCGCAAGGTCAGCGTGACGGTGCCGGCACGGATGCTGGCCGTCTACTCGACCAAAGCGGGCGCGTGGAAGGTCGCGCCGGGGCAGTACACCTTCACCCTGGCTACCGCGTCCGATGCGCCGGTGGCGCGGGCAACGGCGAAGGTGGGCGCGGCCACGATTCCTGTGGCGCTGCAGCGATGA